In the genome of Panulirus ornatus isolate Po-2019 chromosome 7, ASM3632096v1, whole genome shotgun sequence, the window ctggtgactgattcgggtgagaaactgcagaaactggtgactgagtttggtaaagtgtgtgaaagaagaaagctgagagtaaatgtgaatgagagcaaggttattaggtacagtagggttgagggacaagtcagttgggaggtaagtttgaatggagaaaaactggaggaagtgaagtgttttagatatctgggagtggatttggcagtggataaccatggaagcggaagtgagtcacaaggtgggggaggggtcgaaagttctgggagcattgaaaaatgtgtggaaggcgagaacattatatcggaaagcataattgggtatgtttgaaggaatagtggttccaacaatgttatatggttgcaaggcatgggctattgatagagttgtgcggaggagggtgggtatgttggaaatgagatgtttgaggacaatatgtggtgtgaggtggtttgatcaagtaagtaatgaaagggtaagagagatgtgtggtaataaaaagagtgtggttgagagagcagaagagggtgttttgaaatggtttgatcacatggagagattgaatgaggaaagattgaccaagaggatatatgtgtcagaggtggagggaatgaggagaagtgggagaccaaattggaggtggaaagatggagtgaaaaagattttgagcgatcggggcctgaacatgcaggagggtgaaaggcgggcaaggaatagagtgaattggaacgatatggtatactggggtcgacgtgctgtcaatggattgaaccagggcatgtgaagtgtctggggtaaaccatggatagttttgtttggcctggatgtggaaagggagccgtggtttcggtgcatcatatatgacagctagagactgagtgtgaacaaatgtggcctttgttgtcttttcctagcgctaccttgcgtgcatgtggggggaggtgttgtcatttcacatgtggtagggtggcgacgggaatgaatgaaggcagcaagtatgaattatgttcatgtgtatatatgtatttgtttgtgtatgtgtatatatatgtatacattgaaatgtataggtatgtatatgtgcgtgtgtggatgtgcatgtatatacatgtatatgtggatgggttgggccattctttcgtctgtttccttgtgctacctcactgacatgggaaacagtgacaaagtataataataatatttataataatgataataatgataatatttatataattattttgttttgtcgctgtctcccacgttagcgaggtagcgtaaggaaacagacgaaagaatggcccaacccacccacatacgcatgtatatacatacacgtccacacatgcaaatatacatacctatacatctcagtgtgcacatatatatacacacacagacatatacatatatacacatgtacataattcatactgtctgcctttatttattcccattgccacctgggaataaatagataataataatatagatatatataaatattttaggTTTTCAGTTTCCTCCATTCTCAAGGTAGTGCCAGTAACAAGTGAAGATACTgcctcatttcctcactcattcattcactcactctCAAGTTGTCACATATGATTttctgaaaacacagctccataGCTACAACCTGGTCCCACAGGCCATTCAGTAGTTTCCCCCCAACCACCTCATATATCCTGGTTTAGCCCATTGGGAGTACATATCTACCTGTAAACCAGATCTCTGCAATTCATTTCaacccatcctttcatctccagtttggtctctgtTTTCTCTTATCCCTTCCGCTTCTGACACACGTATCTCCTTTTTCAACTTTTCACTCATTTCCAtttgtctgaaccatttcagcactcttcagcaccacatattgtcttcaagcatttcatcTGCTTTCTTTTACCAGGTTGTTGAAATtagggcatatatgtatgtgataaatacttctATTTTATTTTTCAGAAGGACATGAGGCCTTCATCTCGCTCCAGATCTGCTTGTTTGAGACCGTTTCGAATCTCATCTCAAAAGAGAGTCTCTCTGTCAGATGGTTGTCATGATAGCAAAGGATGTTCTGAAGGCAAAAAGGAAGTAGGAATACATTACAAATATTCTGAAAGTATTtgtaaggaaaacaaaacaaaaagaatgaaaataaaacttTGGGGAAGTGGAAAAAATTTATTAACAAAAaatgatgggaaggtgttgaaaCGAGGTTGTCTGGCATTTAAGAAATTTACTGAAAAGGAACTCTCATCAAAGGATGCAGAGGTGAAATCTCGGGGAAGTTATTTTGGTGAACATACGGAAAGTGAAATGAAAAAGGAAGTAAATTTTCAAGGAATCATATTGCATGCCTCAGAGGAAACTGAAAGGAAGGGAAACTACAAGTTGCAGGAAAGTGAAGATGTGTTGACAAGGGAATTTGAAAAGAAGACGATACAGACTCAGGAAACTGCGGATATTACATTAAAAGAAATtgaaatggaaatgactgggataaATAGAGGAAATGATGAAAGTGATTCCTTGGAAAGTAAGATGAAAGGAATATGTACTGAACAAGTTGGAACTGAGGTGAAGGAAGAAAAGCTTGTGAATATTGCtaaaggtgttttgaaaggtaATAGTGAGTGTtacaaaaagcaaaagaaaaatgagGACACTATGCTGACTGAAAATTACATTAAGGAAATTGAAATGAAACCTCAAGAAGGTAGAGAAAGTCAGTTGAAGGAAAGTTATGGAAAAGATCAAGGTAAGAAGCTTGAAATGTGTGAAGAGTTGATTAGACCTGAGGTCTTAAAAGAAGGGGCACTCCCAAGACCTTTTGTTAAAGACTGTGATATTGCATCTGAAGACAGTACATCACTTCATGTGCATAGTCATATGAGGGGGAGAGATGGTACTAATGGGAATCCCCCTGTTGTTTCCCATTTAATGCAGCATGCACCTGTTTTCCCAGATGGATGGTTGGAATGTAATGTAAAGTTTTCATGCAAAGGAAGCCCAAGAATTCATGGACTGTTCTccagaaaatgggaagatgaaATTGGAATTTGTTCAGACAGTTCAACGGGGAATATTGTTGATTTCTATGGAGGGGCAGATGATATGGAAAATGACACAGGAGAACATCCACCGAAGTTTGTTAATTTTAATCCCAGCAAAAGAGAAGGTAATATTGAGTATGAAGTGGCTCTTACCAAACCGATTAAGAAGGAATTGGTTCCTATTGAAACAACTGCAGTTTCGTTTATCACAAAAAGTTCGGGAGGTATCAGAGACTACAGTGAAAGAAAGGAAACAATTACTGAAAATACAAATACCAACAAAGTTGTTAAAAGTAATTTCATCACTGCAATTACTTTTAAAGACCACAAGAAACTAAAGAGCAAAGAAAGTCACTTAGTCCTTAACGAAAATGAGCAAGAATGCTCTTCTGTATATACAGATGATCAGGTCTTGCTCACAAAAGTTGATGTACATATGGAAACTGTTGAACAAAGGAAAAATGATACTGAGATTAGAGTAAGCAACAGAAGCATGTTTGTATCACACAGTGATTCAGTGGAGGACAGTAGTAGAATTCAATCTGATGATTATATGGAATGTACAGATACCCCTCCTACTATAGTTATGAGAGAGAACGGTAGTCTAAGGGTCTTAGGAAAGCCCAAGGACATACCACaaaataagaatgatgatgagCATGAATCGGAATACTGTACGACTGATGGAAAATCCTCATCAGAAATTTTGCATGGTGTTTTTACTGAggaaagatttcctttaaaatgcaATATGTCATCCCTAGAACATATGATTCCCAGATCACATTCTCTGGAAAATGTTGGTTATTTCACTGTGGGAAAGGAAGGTAACATTGAACATTTAACTGACAGAAGGAATATTCATTCTGGCCAGATACCTTTAAGGGAAGTTGATCCTGACTGTGTACCATTGGAAATACAGTGTTATGTTGATAATGTACACATGAGGGACGAAGGTAATTCTGGACATGTAGTATTGAAAAAAGGAGGTGATCAAGACAGCATATGTGTGAGAAAGGAATATGAATATAACCATTTATCTTTGGAAATGGAAGGTAATCATGACCGTGTACCTGCGGGAAGGGAAGCTGAGCATTGTTGTGtatccttagagagagagactgtgggaagGGAAGCTGAGCATTGTCATGtatccttagagagagagagtgatcatTTAGCTGTAAGAAGAGAAGGTTATCCTAATGGTTCACAAATGAAAGGAGAATCTGAATTGGAACAAATACTTTCAAGAAGGATAATGGATCCTAATGATATATCATTTAGAAGTAAAGGATGTTCTGACCATGAATACATTAGTAAGGAAAACAAGGCTAATCATGTATATGTAAGTAAAGTTGATTCAAAtgttgtatgtgtaggaagagaaagtgATCTTGACCATTCACCTTTGAAAAGTAAGAGTGATCTTAACCATGTTCTGGAAGGAAAGAACGATTATAACAGTACATTCATTGGGATGGATTTTGGGCAAGAAAACCAACTTGAAGGAGGGAGCTGTGATCACGAAAGTCTTCCTTGTATCAGAGATGTCAACACATATGAGACTGTTGAAGAAAGAATGCATAACAGTTTTAGCTGTAACACATACCCAAgtgtttgtggaagagaggggccTTCTGAAGAGAGGAGTAAAGTAGTGGAACACCATGAATCTCAAGAAGAGTTTGATTCTGATCATGTACTGAAGACTAAAGACAGAGACAAATTAGACATAGTTGGAACACTATCAAATGTTCCTCTCAAAggacaagaaaatgaaataatttttGAAGACttttgtataaaagattgtggttTAGAAAAGAATTCCTCCTATGGTTTGCTTACTGAAAGGGAAGAGGGACAGGCAGGAGGTGAAGTTGTTATAAACTGTTATAATTTAGGGCACCTGATTTCTCTTCTCCAAGTATCAGGTGCACTAAGTGATAGTAAACATCTTCTGTCAATTCCACGATCGTATCTTACTGTCGAACTTGTAATGGCAGCCATCAATGCAAACATTTTTAAAAACAGTGATATCTTTACATGGATTTGTAGGATTTGCAGGCCAAAGAGCAGAAAATACACTTCAAAATTTGCTCATCAGTTTCAACAATATCAACAACTGTATCAACATATTACTGAAAAAGTTTGTCCAGACAAGCGAGATGTATGGGGAAACCTTCTTAAGCAGTCTGTATATCGTATACCAAAGGGCAAAGGTTTATGTCTGATATTTGGAAAAATTCCTGAACTATGTAAGAATGAAGCACTTGATATTAGTTTGATTGGTCATCTTGATGGGGTTATCCAGAAGGATATGGCTTTGGCACCTTTTGAATATCAGAGGGGTTATGATGGATTTAGAAGATCAATAAAAGCAATGAGGGGTGAGATTGATAGGTTGCTGTCAGAATTGAAAGGTAAGAATGAAGAATTAAAGCATCAGCAAGAATATACaaagcaagaaatgaaaaaggtaAGGGAGGGGGATTCTGGTAAGCAAGAGTTAATGAGTATTTATGAGACATTAATTGAAGAAATTAGATTATCTTTTCTGTTGATAAAAAATCAAAGTTCCACTGTTAATCACAATTTAGTTGAAGAGGAAAAGGGAGCTTACCTCAGGCATGTTCCTAAAGTGTTAGTCTGTCTTCGTCAAATTGTTTTGGAGAAAGAATCAAAGGTCAACCAGTTACAGGATAAGGTAAACTCTTACTTGGACATGGTAGAGGCAAGAGAAATTATTATCAAGAAGCAGCAGGAAGAAATATGTAAGAATGAACATGAAGCATCACGAACAGATGATTATATAAAGCAACTTAAAAAGCACATAAAGGTTGTTGAGAGTAGGGTAAAAGATTGTAAGTCTCATATTCATCAGCAGGAAGAGCTTCTTAGGATGAAGTCAGTCAGTCCCATCTATGTTAAGCAGCTAGAGGAAGACATTACAAAATTAAAAGATATTCTGAGAGAACAAGAACTACTAATATGTCAGCAGCAAGAAAAGCATACTCAGATGGAAAATGCAGTCATAGTATGTGAATCTCTAAAGAACCAACTTAACCAAGAGTTGAAGGTTGTTCAGGATACATTACATGAAAGGGATGCTCAGATTCAGTGTCATCAGACATTGCACAGTCAGTTGGAGTATGATGCACAAcaaaaagaagctattgcacAAAGATTGAAGGAAGAACTTCATGCTTGTGAGGCAATTCTGAGTGAAAAGGAAGCACATATTTCCACACTTCATGCAGAACGAAGTGTTCGCATCACTGAATTGGAAGAAAGACTTGTATGTTGTAATAATCTTCTTGTAGAAAGAAATGACATCATAGAAAAACTTAAGAGTGACCTTGCTGTattagagaagaaagaaaaggaaagagaaacccAGATTCATAATCTTGAGGAAGAAGTAGACCATTATCAAAACTATGTCATGGAAATCCATGCAATAAGTTTCAAAGACAGTTCTTCAGTTACTGACAGCTTTAACAATAAccagataagaaaaaaatttaatgatacagaaTATTCACAGAGTTTTATCAAAGGCAGAATGGCTAGGAAGAAAGTTAGTGATGATGTATTTTATAAACCTACATTAGATCATTCATTAATGCTTAAAAACAAAGTTGAACAACATAGAAGAGATACAGATAAGCTAAAAGAAATTGAACAGGTATTTTATTTGTCAAAGCAAGAAAGAGATGGCAGTCCAGCCACTGACTTGAAAAGTGTACAGGAACTCAGGATGCAGGTTTCAGAGCTCAAACGCTGTCTTGCTTCTCGCGAGGAAATGAATGGACAACTTGAGGAAATGCTCAGGAATCAAGAGGAATCAATTGAGAAACTAAAGAATCACCAAGAAGCTAAGGATAGTATAATAAATTATTTACAGATGTTATGTGTAAATTCAAACAGTGTTTTGGAGTCGGTCAATAAGTCAGTTGACAAAAACGAATGGTTGGATGAACTAAAAGTTGGTCCTAGTTTTGCAATACAAGATAGTTCTCGAGCAGTATCGCTGCATCACATAGAAACTATGAAGCTGGAACCCATGAATGACTCTCCCATGTTGGTAAGAGACAGTCTAGGTCAAACTAAAGAACTTGAAATATCTCAAAGCAGACAGATCAGACAAAGACCATCTATTGTGCACAATTGCTTCACAAAAGAAAATACCACCATAACTTTAGGTGATGCTGGTATTTCAAATAGTATTTTAGTTCAGGAAACCAGCTCCAGTAAGCGGGTAGTTTCAAAAGAATCACACCATTTGAAAATTACTCTTTCTGAGTACCGTGTTAGAAGTAAAGGCAAGGAAGTGGatctaaatgaagaaaaacaaaaacttcATTTACCTTGCACTTCTGGTAACCAAAGGCAAAACATGAAGAGGAAAGGTAATGAAGTAGGATTGCCAGAAACATCACTGTTGAAGACAATGAAGAACCCTCAtccagagaagaagagaagaatttTATCAAGAGAAAACTTTCCTGTTGAGTTAGATGAGAACAAGAGGACTAAAAGTCAGATTATAAGCAGAGAAGATTTCCATCTTATTACTAAAGATCGTTACACTGTACCTAGTGTGAGACAAGCTGGAATGAGGAGAGAAAAGCATAAATATTTAAAGCACAGGTTGAAAAGGCATGATTATCAGACTCATCAGTCTCTTAGAGAGAAGAATCCAGGAGAGGAGATGCTGAGATTGAAAAAGACTTTGGAGTACATTAAAGGAAAACATGACAAGGCAATGGCTAAAGaaattgaggaaaggttgaagttAGAGGAAAGGTCTAGATCTAGAGAAATACTTTTAGCCCAGTTGGTGAAAGATTGTGGTAACTTAGAGGTACAACTGAGAAATAGTGATACAGCTTTAATCATAATAGAAAATGACCGAGCAAGGATCAGTACCCTTTTGGAACAAGTTGAAACTGATCTGAAACAAGCATTAGACACCAAGGATTATCTTAGAGACCTTATTAGCCAAAAAGATGATGCTCTAAAGGTATGTCATGATGAAAAGGCAAAGTTGAATTTAATTATTGAACAAACCATTAAAGAACACCAAAAGAAAGTAGAGGTTCTCAGTCATGCACTTAAAGATAAGGAGATGAATGTTAATGATTTGAAGAAGAAGATAGAAAAACTTGAAGAAGATAttgataaagaaagagaaaaccaTCATAAAGTTACAGAACAGATAGAAAAGAACCTAAGGAGTAGAACCAATGCCTTGGAGGTGATGAGGAGTGAGAAAATCCATTTGAAAAaggatgtagaaaaaaaagatatgaacttGAAAATGCATATTGAAGAAAAGGAGCAGTTAGGTGCCATGTTAAAAattgaaaaagacaaaaatgatcAGTTTGGAAAGAAATTGatggaaaatgatgaaaaaattaGGGATGCAGTAGAAGGAAAGATTGAGGTTGAAAGACTGCTGAAAGGGAAAGAGCAGGCATTGGTAAGACTTgaagaaaagacaaaatatatGGAAGCCAGTATAGAGGAAAAGGCAAAAGAAATACTACTGTTACAAGAAGAAATATGTAATTTAAAAGaaacaagagaaaaggaagatgCAGTAAAAGAAAGCTTTGTTTTAGAGAAACAAAAACTTGAGCAAACTTTAAAGCAATGTCAACAAGCATTAAGGGAGCAGTTAGAGGACAAGAAACAAAAAGAAGCAATAATCCAGAAACTTCAGGAGACCATCATCTCAGAAACAGAAAAGACACGGATGGTGAATAAGGAGGCAGATGAAGCTTTAGCTCATAAAGAGCAGGAAATCCATGATCTTCAGAAAGATAAAGAGCAGTTGGAAGTAGATATAGAGGAAAATAAACAGAAACATTCAATTATTTTGTCTGAGAAGGACAGATACTTGAAAATGCAATTAGATTTGGTTCGTAATGATCTTGAAGAAGCACTTAAAACAAATGCAACTTTAAAATGTCAGCTGGAAGACATCAAGGCAACTAAGATCCTTATTAGAAAAGAATTAAAACTTGGAGAAGCATCTTGTAAACCCCTAAAATTAAAAGAGGAACTTGA includes:
- the LOC139749498 gene encoding uncharacterized protein, with product MVEFIMDCVWLSVKDMRPSSRSRSACLRPFRISSQKRVSLSDGCHDSKGCSEGKKEVGIHYKYSESICKENKTKRMKIKLWGSGKNLLTKNDGKVLKRGCLAFKKFTEKELSSKDAEVKSRGSYFGEHTESEMKKEVNFQGIILHASEETERKGNYKLQESEDVLTREFEKKTIQTQETADITLKEIEMEMTGINRGNDESDSLESKMKGICTEQVGTEVKEEKLVNIAKGVLKGNSECYKKQKKNEDTMLTENYIKEIEMKPQEGRESQLKESYGKDQGKKLEMCEELIRPEVLKEGALPRPFVKDCDIASEDSTSLHVHSHMRGRDGTNGNPPVVSHLMQHAPVFPDGWLECNVKFSCKGSPRIHGLFSRKWEDEIGICSDSSTGNIVDFYGGADDMENDTGEHPPKFVNFNPSKREGNIEYEVALTKPIKKELVPIETTAVSFITKSSGGIRDYSERKETITENTNTNKVVKSNFITAITFKDHKKLKSKESHLVLNENEQECSSVYTDDQVLLTKVDVHMETVEQRKNDTEIRVSNRSMFVSHSDSVEDSSRIQSDDYMECTDTPPTIVMRENGSLRVLGKPKDIPQNKNDDEHESEYCTTDGKSSSEILHGVFTEERFPLKCNMSSLEHMIPRSHSLENVGYFTVGKEGNIEHLTDRRNIHSGQIPLREVDPDCVPLEIQCYVDNVHMRDEGNSGHVVLKKGGDQDSICVRKEYEYNHLSLEMEGNHDRVPAGREAEHCCVSLERETVGREAEHCHVSLERESDHLAVRREGYPNGSQMKGESELEQILSRRIMDPNDISFRSKGCSDHEYISKENKANHVYVSKVDSNVVCVGRESDLDHSPLKSKSDLNHVLEGKNDYNSTFIGMDFGQENQLEGGSCDHESLPCIRDVNTYETVEERMHNSFSCNTYPSVCGREGPSEERSKVVEHHESQEEFDSDHVLKTKDRDKLDIVGTLSNVPLKGQENEIIFEDFCIKDCGLEKNSSYGLLTEREEGQAGGEVVINCYNLGHLISLLQVSGALSDSKHLLSIPRSYLTVELVMAAINANIFKNSDIFTWICRICRPKSRKYTSKFAHQFQQYQQLYQHITEKVCPDKRDVWGNLLKQSVYRIPKGKGLCLIFGKIPELCKNEALDISLIGHLDGVIQKDMALAPFEYQRGYDGFRRSIKAMRGEIDRLLSELKGKNEELKHQQEYTKQEMKKVREGDSGKQELMSIYETLIEEIRLSFLLIKNQSSTVNHNLVEEEKGAYLRHVPKVLVCLRQIVLEKESKVNQLQDKVNSYLDMVEAREIIIKKQQEEICKNEHEASRTDDYIKQLKKHIKVVESRVKDCKSHIHQQEELLRMKSVSPIYVKQLEEDITKLKDILREQELLICQQQEKHTQMENAVIVCESLKNQLNQELKVVQDTLHERDAQIQCHQTLHSQLEYDAQQKEAIAQRLKEELHACEAILSEKEAHISTLHAERSVRITELEERLVCCNNLLVERNDIIEKLKSDLAVLEKKEKERETQIHNLEEEVDHYQNYVMEIHAISFKDSSSVTDSFNNNQIRKKFNDTEYSQSFIKGRMARKKVSDDVFYKPTLDHSLMLKNKVEQHRRDTDKLKEIEQVFYLSKQERDGSPATDLKSVQELRMQVSELKRCLASREEMNGQLEEMLRNQEESIEKLKNHQEAKDSIINYLQMLCVNSNSVLESVNKSVDKNEWLDELKVGPSFAIQDSSRAVSLHHIETMKLEPMNDSPMLVRDSLGQTKELEISQSRQIRQRPSIVHNCFTKENTTITLGDAGISNSILVQETSSSKRVVSKESHHLKITLSEYRVRSKGKEVDLNEEKQKLHLPCTSGNQRQNMKRKGNEVGLPETSLLKTMKNPHPEKKRRILSRENFPVELDENKRTKSQIISREDFHLITKDRYTVPSVRQAGMRREKHKYLKHRLKRHDYQTHQSLREKNPGEEMLRLKKTLEYIKGKHDKAMAKEIEERLKLEERSRSREILLAQLVKDCGNLEVQLRNSDTALIIIENDRARISTLLEQVETDLKQALDTKDYLRDLISQKDDALKVCHDEKAKLNLIIEQTIKEHQKKVEVLSHALKDKEMNVNDLKKKIEKLEEDIDKERENHHKVTEQIEKNLRSRTNALEVMRSEKIHLKKDVEKKDMNLKMHIEEKEQLGAMLKIEKDKNDQFGKKLMENDEKIRDAVEGKIEVERLLKGKEQALVRLEEKTKYMEASIEEKAKEILLLQEEICNLKETREKEDAVKESFVLEKQKLEQTLKQCQQALREQLEDKKQKEAIIQKLQETIISETEKTRMVNKEADEALAHKEQEIHDLQKDKEQLEVDIEENKQKHSIILSEKDRYLKMQLDLVRNDLEEALKTNATLKCQLEDIKATKILIRKELKLGEASCKPLKLKEELESVCKLTNMLKEEKMRSGMMNRELLEEKSRSRTLMKQLQMIKKDKQVVKRWANKGKQNHLNQACQTLPLQEEDLQFHIENTKNLKTALETEKRVSEGMYLKLLVEQKKSMSLATGLQQAYEETSKDLEYQLSLFCWAAEKYREKLRKLEELTAISTNSEVGVEDFPP